Within Macaca nemestrina isolate mMacNem1 chromosome 12, mMacNem.hap1, whole genome shotgun sequence, the genomic segment TCTTTTCTTGATATTTGTTACTCTTCTGTGGTCACACCTAAGCTCTTGGTCAACTTCCTGGTCTCTGACAAGTCCATCTCTTTTGAGGGCTGTGTGGTCCAGCTCGCCTTCTTTGTAGTGCATGTGACAGCTGAGAGCTTCCTGCTGGCCTCCATGGCCTATGATCGCTTCATGGCCATCTGCCAACCCCTCCATTATGGTTTCATCATGACCAGGGGGACCTGTCTCCTGCTGGTAGCTGCTTCCTATGCATTCGGTGGAGCCAACTCTGCTATCCAGACTGGAAATGTCTTTGCCCTGCCTTTCTGTGGGCCCAACCAGCTAACACACTACTACTGTGACGTACCACCCCTTCTCCACCTAGCTTGTGCCAACACAGCCACAGCAAGAGTGGTCCTCTATGTCTTTTCTGCTCTGGTCACCCTTCTGCCAGCTGCAATCATTCTCACCTCCTACTGCTTGGTCTTGGTGGCCATTGGGAGGATGCGCTCAGTAGCAGGGAGGGAGAAGGCCCTCTCCACTTGTGCCTCCCACTTTCTGGCCATTGCTATTTTCTATGGCACCGTGGTTTTCACGTACG encodes:
- the LOC105496077 gene encoding olfactory receptor 5AP2-like, producing MTPGELALASGNHTPVTKFILQGFSNYPDLQELLFGAILLIYAITVVGNLGMMALIFTDSHLQSPMYFFLGVLSFLDICYSSVVTPKLLVNFLVSDKSISFEGCVVQLAFFVVHVTAESFLLASMAYDRFMAICQPLHYGFIMTRGTCLLLVAASYAFGGANSAIQTGNVFALPFCGPNQLTHYYCDVPPLLHLACANTATARVVLYVFSALVTLLPAAIILTSYCLVLVAIGRMRSVAGREKALSTCASHFLAIAIFYGTVVFTYVQPHGSTNNTNGQVVSVFYTIIIPMLNPFIYSLRNKEVKGALQRKLQVNIFPG